A portion of the Meriones unguiculatus strain TT.TT164.6M chromosome 11, Bangor_MerUng_6.1, whole genome shotgun sequence genome contains these proteins:
- the E4f1 gene encoding transcription factor E4F1 isoform X1, which translates to MEGAMAVRVTAAHTAEARAEAGREAGEGGVAAAAAALSPGGFLGLPAPFSEEDEDDVHRCGRCQVEFTALEDFVQHKIQKTCHRAPPEALPPTPAATALLGQEVVPAAAEGGPEEPITVAHIVVEATSLAADISHAPDLVGSGHIKEVIVAAEAEPGDGEMAEAPGSPNHQELGLIGEGEQAQVKLLVNKEGRYVCMLCHKTFKTGSILKAHMVTHSSRKDHECKLCGASFRTKGSLIRHHRRHTDERPYKCAKCGKSFRESGALTRHLKSLTPCTEKIRFSISKDTVVGKEEVPAGSSASTVGPVSSSVAGEPMETSPVIHLVTDAKGTVIHEVHVQMQELPMGMKTLAPESPDSEELPCSSENSRENLLHQAMQNSGIVLERVAGEDSTLEPAPPSGSSPQSLGDGPPELPLLEVEQMETQVASEASTVPRTHPCPQCTETFPTAATLEAHKRGHIGPRPFTCTQCGKAFPKAYLLKKHQEVHVHERRFRCGDCGKLYKTIAHVRGHRRVHSDERPFPCPQCGKRYKTKNAQQVHFRTHLEEKPHVCQFCSRGFREKGSLVRHVRHHTGEKPFKCYKCGRGFAEHGTLNRHLRTKGGCLLEVEELLVSEESPSAAATVLTEDPHTVLVEFSSVVADTQEYIIEATADDTETSEATEIIEGTQTEVDSHIMKVVQQIVHQAGAGHQIIVQNVTMDQEAALGSEAAAADTITIATPESLTEQVAMTLASAISEGTVLTARAGPSSAEQATVTMMSSEDIEILEHGGELVIASPEGQIEVQTVIV; encoded by the exons ATGGAGGGCGCGATGGCAGTGCGGGTGACGGCCGCTCATACGGCAGAAGCTCGGGCCGAAGCCGGGCGTGAAGCGGGCGAGGGCGGggttgcggcggcggcggcggccttGTCCCCCGGCGGCTTCCTGGGCCTCCCAGCGCCCTTCAGCGAGGAAG ATGAAGACGATGTACACAGATGTGGCCGCTGTCAGGTGGAATTTACTGCCTTGGAGGACTTTGTGCAACACAAGATTCAGAAGACCTGCCATCGAGCCCCTCCAGAGGCTCTGCCCCCCACCCCTGCTGCCACTGCCTTGCTGGGCCAGGAG GTAGtgccagcagcagcagagggTGGTCCAGAGGAGCCTATCACCGTGGCCCACATCGTGGTGGAggccacctctctggcagcagacATCAGCCATGCTCCTGACCTTGTTG GAAGTGGGCACATCAAAGAGGTCATTGTGGCTgctgaggcagagccaggggaTGGCGAGATGGCAGAGGCTCCAGGCAGTCCTAACCATCAGGAACTTGGGCTTATTGGGGAGGGCGAGCAGGCCCAAGTCAAGCTGCTGGTGAACAAGGAAGGCCGCTACGTGTGCATGCTATGTCACAAGACCTTCAAAACG GGCAGCATCCTCAAGGCCCACATGGTAACACACAGCAGCCGCAAGGACCATGAGTGCAAGCTCTGTGGTGCCTCTTTTCGGACCAAGGGTTCTCTCATTCGGCACCACAGGCGGCACACTG ATGAGCGCCCTTATAAATGTGCCAAGTGTGGAAAGAGCTTCCGGGAGTCAGGTGCACTGACTCGGCACCTCAAATCTCTCACTCCATGCACAGAGAAGATCCGCTTTAGCATAAGCAAGGACACAGTTGTGGGCAAAGAGGAAGTGCCTGCAG GGTCCAGTGCCTCCACTGTGGGGCCAGTTTCATCCTCAGTGGCAGGAGAGCCCATGGAGACATCACCTGTGATTCACCTCGTCACAGATGCCAAGGGCACTGTCATCCATGAAGTCCATGTCCAGATGCAGGAGCTTCCTATGGGCATGAAAACCCTGGCCCCAGAG TCCCCAGACTCTGAGGAGCTTCCCTGTTCCAGTGAGAACAGCCGTGAGAACCTGCTGCATCAAGCCATGCAGAATTCTGGCATCGTCCTTGAGAGGGTTGCTGGGGAGGACAGTACTCTGGAGCCAGCCCCTCCCTCTGGGTCCAGTCCCCAGTCCCTGGGAGATGGACCCCCAGAACTGCCACTGTTGGAGGTAGAACAGATGGAGACA CAGGTGGCCAGTGAGGCCTCAACTGTGCCCAGGACCCACCCATGCCCTCAGTGCACTGAGACTTTCCCAACAGCAGCCACCTTGGAGGCCCACAAGAGAGGTCATATAG GGCCGAGGCCGTTCACCTGCACACAGTGTGGCAAGGCCTTCCCCAAAGCCTACCTGCTCAAGAAGCACCAGGAGGTGCATGTGCACGAGCGCCGATTCCGTTGTGGAGACTGTGGGAAGCTTTATAAGACCATTGCTCATGTGCGGGGCCACCGACGTGTCCACTCAGACGAGAGGCCTTTCCCTTGTCCCCAGTGTGGCAAGCGCTACAAAACCAAG AATGCCCAGCAGGTGCACTTCCGGACACATCTGGAAGAGAAGCCCCATGTGTGCCAGTTTTGCAGCCGAGGCTTCCGGGAGAAGGGCTCACTGGTGCGGCACGTGAGGCATCACACGGGCGAGAAGCCTTTCAAGTGCTACAAGTGTGGCCGAGGCTTCGCAGAGCATGGCACACTCAACCGGCACCTGCGCACTAAAG GGGGCTGCCTGCTGGAAGTGGAGGAGTTGCTGGTGTCTGAGGAGAGCCCCTCCGCGGCTGCCACTGTCCTTACGGAAGACCCCCACACCGTGCTGGTGGAGTTCTCATCTGTGGTGGCTGATACTCAGGAGTACATTATTGAG GCTACTGCAGATGACACAGAGACCAGTGAAGCCACCGAGATCATTGAGGGCACCCAGACAGAG GTGGACAGTCACATCATGAAGGTGGTACAGCAGATTGTGCACCAGGCCGGTGCTGGGCACCAGATCATCGTGCAGAATGTGACCATGGACCAGGAGGCAGCACTGGGCTCGGAGGCAGCTGCCGCTGACACAATCACCATCGCCACTCCTGAGAGTCTTACAGAGCAGGTGGCCATGACACTGGCTTCAGCGATCAGTGAGGGCACTGTGCTCACAGCCCGGGCAGGTCCAAGCAGTGCTGAACAGGCTACTGTGACAATGATGTCATCAGAGGACATAGAGATCCTTGAGCATGGAGGAGAGCTGGTCATTGCTTCGCCGGAGGGCCAGATTGAGGTGCAGACAGTCATCGTATAG
- the E4f1 gene encoding transcription factor E4F1 isoform X6, whose product MEGAMAVRVTAAHTAEARAEAGREAGEGGVAAAAAALSPGGFLGLPAPFSEEDEDDVHRCGRCQVEFTALEDFVQHKIQKTCHRAPPEALPPTPAATALLGQEVVPAAAEGGPEEPITVAHIVVEATSLAADISHAPDLVDERPYKCAKCGKSFRESGALTRHLKSLTPCTEKIRFSISKDTVVGKEEVPAGSSASTVGPVSSSVAGEPMETSPVIHLVTDAKGTVIHEVHVQMQELPMGMKTLAPESPDSEELPCSSENSRENLLHQAMQNSGIVLERVAGEDSTLEPAPPSGSSPQSLGDGPPELPLLEVEQMETQVASEASTVPRTHPCPQCTETFPTAATLEAHKRGHIGPRPFTCTQCGKAFPKAYLLKKHQEVHVHERRFRCGDCGKLYKTIAHVRGHRRVHSDERPFPCPQCGKRYKTKNAQQVHFRTHLEEKPHVCQFCSRGFREKGSLVRHVRHHTGEKPFKCYKCGRGFAEHGTLNRHLRTKGGCLLEVEELLVSEESPSAAATVLTEDPHTVLVEFSSVVADTQEYIIEATADDTETSEATEIIEGTQTEVDSHIMKVVQQIVHQAGAGHQIIVQNVTMDQEAALGSEAAAADTITIATPESLTEQVAMTLASAISEGTVLTARAGPSSAEQATVTMMSSEDIEILEHGGELVIASPEGQIEVQTVIV is encoded by the exons ATGGAGGGCGCGATGGCAGTGCGGGTGACGGCCGCTCATACGGCAGAAGCTCGGGCCGAAGCCGGGCGTGAAGCGGGCGAGGGCGGggttgcggcggcggcggcggccttGTCCCCCGGCGGCTTCCTGGGCCTCCCAGCGCCCTTCAGCGAGGAAG ATGAAGACGATGTACACAGATGTGGCCGCTGTCAGGTGGAATTTACTGCCTTGGAGGACTTTGTGCAACACAAGATTCAGAAGACCTGCCATCGAGCCCCTCCAGAGGCTCTGCCCCCCACCCCTGCTGCCACTGCCTTGCTGGGCCAGGAG GTAGtgccagcagcagcagagggTGGTCCAGAGGAGCCTATCACCGTGGCCCACATCGTGGTGGAggccacctctctggcagcagacATCAGCCATGCTCCTGACCTTGTTG ATGAGCGCCCTTATAAATGTGCCAAGTGTGGAAAGAGCTTCCGGGAGTCAGGTGCACTGACTCGGCACCTCAAATCTCTCACTCCATGCACAGAGAAGATCCGCTTTAGCATAAGCAAGGACACAGTTGTGGGCAAAGAGGAAGTGCCTGCAG GGTCCAGTGCCTCCACTGTGGGGCCAGTTTCATCCTCAGTGGCAGGAGAGCCCATGGAGACATCACCTGTGATTCACCTCGTCACAGATGCCAAGGGCACTGTCATCCATGAAGTCCATGTCCAGATGCAGGAGCTTCCTATGGGCATGAAAACCCTGGCCCCAGAG TCCCCAGACTCTGAGGAGCTTCCCTGTTCCAGTGAGAACAGCCGTGAGAACCTGCTGCATCAAGCCATGCAGAATTCTGGCATCGTCCTTGAGAGGGTTGCTGGGGAGGACAGTACTCTGGAGCCAGCCCCTCCCTCTGGGTCCAGTCCCCAGTCCCTGGGAGATGGACCCCCAGAACTGCCACTGTTGGAGGTAGAACAGATGGAGACA CAGGTGGCCAGTGAGGCCTCAACTGTGCCCAGGACCCACCCATGCCCTCAGTGCACTGAGACTTTCCCAACAGCAGCCACCTTGGAGGCCCACAAGAGAGGTCATATAG GGCCGAGGCCGTTCACCTGCACACAGTGTGGCAAGGCCTTCCCCAAAGCCTACCTGCTCAAGAAGCACCAGGAGGTGCATGTGCACGAGCGCCGATTCCGTTGTGGAGACTGTGGGAAGCTTTATAAGACCATTGCTCATGTGCGGGGCCACCGACGTGTCCACTCAGACGAGAGGCCTTTCCCTTGTCCCCAGTGTGGCAAGCGCTACAAAACCAAG AATGCCCAGCAGGTGCACTTCCGGACACATCTGGAAGAGAAGCCCCATGTGTGCCAGTTTTGCAGCCGAGGCTTCCGGGAGAAGGGCTCACTGGTGCGGCACGTGAGGCATCACACGGGCGAGAAGCCTTTCAAGTGCTACAAGTGTGGCCGAGGCTTCGCAGAGCATGGCACACTCAACCGGCACCTGCGCACTAAAG GGGGCTGCCTGCTGGAAGTGGAGGAGTTGCTGGTGTCTGAGGAGAGCCCCTCCGCGGCTGCCACTGTCCTTACGGAAGACCCCCACACCGTGCTGGTGGAGTTCTCATCTGTGGTGGCTGATACTCAGGAGTACATTATTGAG GCTACTGCAGATGACACAGAGACCAGTGAAGCCACCGAGATCATTGAGGGCACCCAGACAGAG GTGGACAGTCACATCATGAAGGTGGTACAGCAGATTGTGCACCAGGCCGGTGCTGGGCACCAGATCATCGTGCAGAATGTGACCATGGACCAGGAGGCAGCACTGGGCTCGGAGGCAGCTGCCGCTGACACAATCACCATCGCCACTCCTGAGAGTCTTACAGAGCAGGTGGCCATGACACTGGCTTCAGCGATCAGTGAGGGCACTGTGCTCACAGCCCGGGCAGGTCCAAGCAGTGCTGAACAGGCTACTGTGACAATGATGTCATCAGAGGACATAGAGATCCTTGAGCATGGAGGAGAGCTGGTCATTGCTTCGCCGGAGGGCCAGATTGAGGTGCAGACAGTCATCGTATAG